DNA from Electrophorus electricus isolate fEleEle1 chromosome 5, fEleEle1.pri, whole genome shotgun sequence:
tctcctggccttggtctggcaccgcctgtagtagatggtctgcaggtcaggaagttccgtgtgagtgatgcgctctgctgaatgcaccaccctttggagtgcttgtctgtcctgcttggtgctattcccaaaccagactgtgatgttccccgtgaggatgctctcgatagtgcaggtgtagaagttccgcagtaccttggagggcagtctgaagtctcttaggcgtctgaggtggtaaagacactgatgagccttctttgccagggagttggtatggcaggaccaggacaggtcctgcgagatgtgaacaccaaggtacctgaaactatctactctctccaccgtggttgcactgatcctcacaggttggtagtgccgctcctgcttcttgctgcaatccacgatcagctcctttgtcttactgacgtttaggagtagattattttcctggcaccagttttccaggtgtttaatctcctccaggtaggccctctcgtcgttgtccgagatcagacccatgacaacggtgtcatcagcaaacttgacaatgatggtggagctggaagtggctgtgcagtcgtaggtgtacagtgagtagagcaaggtgtttaggacacaaccctgaggagctccagtgttgagggtgagggtggatgaggcgcagttgcccacccatactcattgtggtctgtctgttaggaagttggagatccagtcacacagggatgtatgcagtcctagatcccccaacttagtagtgagtagggaggggatgatagtgttaaatgctgaactgtagtcgacaaacagcattttaacataatttcccctccctggggtatggggtatggagtatggggtatggagtatggagtatggggtatggagtatggggtatggggtatggagtatggggtatggggtatggAGTATGGGGTATGGGCTATGGGGACAAGGTAAGGCGGGGAACGGCAACCAAATCAAGGTTGACGCAAGGAGCTGGGATGGCACACGACGAGGAACAAACACCAGACACAGAGCTAGTATAGGAAGAGGCAAACAGCATGTGTTGAGGACAGGACATGACCGGTGACTAAAACAGATTAAGGACTCAAccaaaaagacacagaaaagaaaaaaggccaaACAGGGACCAGATGGCTATGCCAAGGGTACGGGGTCTGAAatagacacaggaacagacaacaaacaaaacagtagcagggacaggaacaaaaataaGCAGAATACCAGAGATGGGACAGAGGCGGGAGTTCAGGCAAGACAGGGAGTAGGACCAGGAGTACCACATGAAGTAGAGACAGGACCATAAGGAGGAGCTGGGGATGACGAGGTAGTgccgggccataccacgtgacttatggggataggagcagtccgtgacagcatccaggggtcaggcaggagacaagGTCTGTAACACAGGCAGGATTTGGAAACCAGTACATGGAAGGCTTGGTATGCTACATGAGAATGGCAGTAAGAAGCTAAATGAAGATGTATAACACATACAGGTAAATGCATTGATTTAATGTCCATGACTTGTGAAAGACTGTGCACAGAAATGATACCAAGACATTGTattaatactttaatactgACACTGATTTTGTATTCCTGTGGTCTCATGTACCTGTGAAACTGGTTTAGCCCAGAGTGGGGCTTCCTACATTCATGGGAGGTAGAGAAGAGAAACTCCATCATTCATTGAATGTCTGCTGATGCTGTAGTATCAACCTGATTAAGTGAAGCACTGAGATTAAGTCCAGTACTTATCATTAAGAATGCTATCTAATGGCTGTGAATATTTGAACCTTTTTATTGTACTTTTACTTTTCACATTACAGGACATCTCCTGTCTGTGATGGCGATGCCTCCTTTCCAGACATGCTGAATGACATCTATTCAAgatttgaagcacagaacaacatgatggcaaaaaaacaaccttCCTCCCAACAATCAATTGCTGTGCCTGACCATGGCTGATGTAAGAGAAACTGCACAGAATCAACCATTctacagggggcagtagagagcACCCTCACCATGTTCGACAGGAGGCAGTAGAGAGCACCCTCACCCTGTTCAACaagtctctctcccctcagtctTGGGCACACTACCCCTAAAAATGGATGATcccacacacccttcacacactcTTCTTTCTCCTACTGTCTGGGAAGAGGTACAGAAGCATTCTGACTCTTATAGCAAGACTGTGCAATATTTTCTTCACCAGTGCTATTAGACTCCTCAACTCCCAGTGACTGACaccaaatatttaataattatattcCATTTGGCATGTACAGTGTAAATTGGTGCACGGGCCATTACCTCAGTATCTGCTGTATGCTGGTTGGTGTTGCCCTAACACATACAGGAATGGCTCAGTATGTGTCATGGGGTCAATAAAATTGTGCAATGAAAGTGACAGATAGGGAAGCTTGAACAGGAGCCCTTGGTAAGGGAAGGGGTAGTCCATGGGATCCATGACATATCTGGCATAACGTTAAAAAGCCTCTTGACTTGACACTTGGTCATTTGTTAAGAAAGGATAATTGGGTTAGGGACAGACAGGTTGGATTAGGAAAGATAGTTCTTCAGTCACTGTTTTTGTACCGTAAAAGTAACTAATTAGCAATGAACTAGATCAAAGAAGCACTACCATTTTAATTAACAAAGTTGATGGAGCAGGGGACATCCAACACTCTTTCGAAAGACCACCTTGGAAACCTTCTTGAAATGGGCCTAGCTGTTCCATATATTTCTAAAGTACTTGATGTGTTATGGTGCTAATTTAGTGTCAACTTCACAAATAAAAAGATCATATTCTGTAAATATCATACTATTTGCAAACAAACAGGACACagtgtaaaaatacaaaacatgacTATCCATCAAACACCGTGtgctttacaaatacaaaatgcaatTGTTGCAAATGCATATGAAACTTTCAAATAATTGCAGAGCTAAATTCTAATCAATTGCACTTAAACATATAGAATgttttacaaatgcaaaaaaaggaattaaataAAACACGGTCTTCAAATATGTGTCATGATTTGCAAACACATACAACCTGTGCCAGAAATGCCGTTTGTGAATCAGGTGTCTTTGGGCACACTTGTATCATGCACAATTTATGTGGAGattttgtcacatacacactgccCTCATACAAATACATCACTCCTGAACAGTAGGTGGTGCTGTGGGTACATTTTATACAATGTGATTGCACAGGAAAGCACTCCAGTCAAAGTGAAGGCTATCACTTTATTTTCTGTCGATACATTAGGgagtttgtgtttctgtatccACGGTATTCCTGCACTGTAACCTTCCCCGTGATTCCTAGCTCATTCCTCTTTTAGCTTCCCCTAAAAAAGTACCTTTCACACAACTTCAAGCTAGCCGTTAACAGGTGAACGTGCTTGTGTAGGCTGGGCCAGTTTTCAGCTGAAGTTGATCCAGTGGTCTGTTCATATTCATAAACTTTTTCTAACAGACCTTATATGGTTTTTGTGTCATAGAGTAACAGGATGATGTTGGCTTAAATCAGTAGGCAAAGGTAAGCATTGATGATGATAATGTGCTTGGTTTATGGCTGCACAAAATATGTATCATAGTCAAACGTGAACATGAACTACAGGATCCTGTGAATAATTTCATAATAGATGAGAACTGCTGGAACAAGCTGATGACCAGTAACTTATACCAGCATCCAAACGCAACTGGATTTGTAGCAGCCTGTGCAATAGAGACGTCTTAGTCTAATGCTAGATCTTAACATTTggaggtttatttatttatttgttttattaagaaCTCAGAATAACCCAGTTCTGTTCTGGGAAAGCTACCACCTTGGAGAGATCAGAGCCAACACACCTGGCTCTTATATTCAGGTGCCTGAAGGCCATCGTTACCTGAATCAATTGTTCCATTAGTCATGGTGCTGGCTTAGAAGAGTTTTTCTTAATCATGCTCTTGGCAGCCTTGCAACAACCTTGCAAGCCTTGTGGGTCCCACGTTCAGGGTCTGTGTCTGAATCAGTCTGTCCAGCAGGGATTAAGTCAGGAGAGGCAGGCCAGTGTCCAGCAGGAGATGGCAGGCTTACCAATATCATAGAAAACTAATGTGGAAAACATAATTGTTGTTTTACATACAGTAAGTGTGGACTGGGTTCATTTTGCATCATGTCTTCTTCACTGTCACTCCCAGATTCTTTCCTGGCATCTTCAGAAGAGAACGAAGCAGCAGTAAACACAGATTTCCAACACCAGTGAAAACTGTCATTGCAGCAGCCACAAAAACCACCAATCTGCAGTTTTACTTGACCCAGGAACAAAACCCCTGAAGGATCTCAGGATCTCAAGCTGTTATTGGCAGGTTTGGCTAAACATAGATAACCATGCCTGAATACAGCAACCATACTGAGGTGAgtatttccaaaatatttcattaaagaaTCATGAGGTGTTTGGTTTATagaataaatacatgtatttattactttttcCTCTTTCCAATCAAGACTTAACTGCTGCTTTATAGAACAGTTGTTGATATATAAGCACATTTTAGtgattttaaagtttaatttctgttttccTATGTTCCACTAATGCTAGCTCTCTCTTGTTTATTTCTCATGAGTACATGTAACACAGTAGTTACACATGTAGTACATTAAACCcagtgtttgttcagtctcAGCACTGGTCGCCATTATCCCTGGACCTGTTTatgttggtaaattgaccctggatCATTATTATGGCCATGATTCTgtataaatctcactcttcttaGCCTTTGCATCCAACTCCTGATTGTTCCACGTACCAATCAGTGCTTTATagctttcattttatatttgaatatatttaaaggAGTCAGATTTTTAGTAattgtaacgcgtggtggcccgagtgccgcaggaggaggggcaggacacacagactccagtgactgggatgtacatttatttacataaacaacaCTCGCAACGATAATggcactcacaagcattacaaacgTTAATACAAACATGAATGGGTtgacagtaaacaaacatgaacacagttaacaataTCGAATACTTGTAACATTACCACAAAACATCAACACATTACATCCACACGCTAcgtcaacaataaccaacaccctgcacactttaacacgggtttatatacctTGAgacgaacaaggtgcaggtgtgtgcaggtgtggttacaaacacagccctcccactgcaagtggcgggccaaaccatgtgactcgggggaggcgagtgttccgtgacagtaATCAAGCAtgtttacaatattttataCTTTCTAGGTGATCCTGCCATTGGTGAGTTAACAGATTCTTATTTtccaaataagaaaatataataatataatatggaTTATGCAAAAACTGAAATTCTGATTTCATTTGAACTTCGATATGTCAACTCTAGTGTGATGAGGATTGTATTAAAGCTGCATTATTGGTATATTCTGCATTGTCcaattaatgttattttgttagaTACACATTTACTCTACAGTTTGTCAGCTGTTGTGTCTGATCACAGATCCTctaaatatacagtatgtaccttttcttctctctgtctagGACATGCACGTGTCACATGGCTGTTTGATGGAGAGCCAGACCACCTTGTACCTTCACCATCAGCATTCCTGGTTGAGAGTGATCTGTTTCTGATAGCAGGCAGAATGACTGGCTGCTGCTTTTTTCATGTAGGTCCTGTTTTGTCAGGGCTTAGCCCTGCTGTTATTCACATTCTTTCTGGAGGCAAAGTTGAAACTGCAGTTATCGAAATCTGTCCTGATCTTGATCTTCATGAGAGAATTAAGATGGTGTGAATTATGCAAACTGGACAAATTTTAGAATTGTTATTCATCTTGTTGTTGGTACAGTATagtctgtgagcatgtgtcccGTTATATAGGTGTCAAGTTCAGTCCCTGGTCAATGACAGTTTGGCATTCTACCTCTTGACATCTGCAagtcatcagccaatcagaaatgcCTTTGAGTTAAAGTCTTAAGTGAGAAAACACTATCTGTAGGATGGTGGCCTGCCAGGGACTGACCAACCCCTGCTGGCCTCGAAACCTTGAAAGTACGTGTTTGcacaaaatgatcattttaataagTTTGTAAGATTTAATATGAATGAATTTAATTAAAGCAACTACATATGTGCCTTTCAGCTGGAAGGGAACTCAGAACTGTCAGCAAGTGAAAGAGAGTTGATTCTTGTTGCCTTTCATGGGACCTTCCTGTAGTAAGAAATTGTAATCGGAGAGAAGGTACTACAACATATGGTAAACTGCCGATTAACAAGCCTCATTACTGTCTGACTAAATGACTTGATTCTGTTGATTTGTATTTGCCATACAAAGCACATATTTCGTGTTGTTCTGAGACTCAAAGCGTTGAATAACATCAGATCTTCCTGACTGCCTGCACTGTGTGATGATACACACCAGAATGGGCAGCATGGGGAAGGCGTACTCCATCACACTTCTCGTCTTCCCTCCTGCTCCTTTGTAAGCATAACCACCAGTGTGAACACCAATCAGATTGCAGAATTTATCAAAGACTGGAGAGCCAGATGATCCATGGAAGAAACAGGAATTGTAAGTGATCTGAGAATCTTGAACTTGCCACTTCTCTTTATAACACGTCTGTGTTATGACATGAAAGAAATCCTTGTTCTCAGCAACATGTCTGTCTGCAGAAGAATGAACAGCCTCTTTTGGAATTATGAAACAGGGGTCCATTTTCTTATCCCCGCCATCGGGGTGTCCAACTATGCAGATCCCACCCCTCAAGGGAGGGGTACTATATCTGCTAAGCAACTCAGGACAACCAGGAAGTTTTGCTTCACTGCTTAGTTCCAGCAGTACAAAGTCCAGATGCAGCCCCATGTCATTTTTCCCATAATAGTAGGAAACTGGGGTCTCATTCACTGGTAGTTCCAGTGGTATTCTCTCCTTCCCTGGTATTCTCTCCTTCACTGGCATTATTTCATTAACTGGCAGTTCCAAATCCTCAAATTCAAATACAGCAGTTATGCGGTTTTGCAGGTTTAGGGTCACTGGGACACGGGGCCCAACAACATGTGCATTAGTGAGGATGAACCTGTCAAACAGCAGAAATCCAGTTCCTCTTCCACATCCTTCCACCTTGATCTTGCAGACAGAGTCAGACAGTTTCATTAATTGTTTTATGATCTTTATCTCATTGAAACTCTGGGCGCTTTTGTCGTACTCCTCCCTGATGATGCTCTGCAGCTCAATGAGCCTTGCCCCCTCATTCAGCTTCTTCAAAAAACCTTGAAACTGATCTCGCAGAAGATTCAGGATCTCTTCTGAGTCTGGGATTTTTTGATCTTGGATTTGGGTTATGTTTGAGCTCTCCTGCTGTTGAATGCTAACAGCACCTGCATTTTCTGACTGAGGACTTTTGGATACATCAAAAGGTTCATTCTTCACTGGCTCAAACTCCTGACTAGAATCTGGACTATGTGGTTGGTTGTCTAGAACAATAACCTGGAAATGTTTTCCATGCAGATGGTCGACAGTGTTTGACATGTTGGTAATGTCCTTATTGTCCTGGTCAGAGAGAGCACAGCGCTTTTCAAATATGACATTTTCAAACCTCCCATCACGTTTAAGAGCTTTCTTTATCTTTTCTCCTTTGAtggcatatacacaaacatcttctACCTCTTGCCTTGTCAGTTCCTTGATTTTCATCAGTTTTCGGATACCTTTGCCatcttttgttttgatgttaaaGGTAACAAAGTTGTGAGGGTTAGTCATATCTGATTGGGTGATAGTGGTTTGGTTTGTTGTactgctgtttttgtctgttttaatgAAGGTTATGTCCAGAACCTCATTCTCATGAATCAGACAGCAGGGGAAGTCTGAGGTCACAGCTCCTCTGGGTGTTTCCTCTCTACGGATCACCACATACTTCTGCTCATTTTTAtcataaaactgtttaaaagaTGAGTTTTTTAAAAGAGCCTCCAGTACAGTCACAGATGTCTTACAGGTTACTACATATGTATTTGATTCATAACAGAACTTGAAAACATGTTcatcattttcagttttctgcAGACATAAAAAAACAGTGTTATGATCCAGAGGACAAATTTTGTAATGCAGTCACTCAAACGATTTCTATTCAGTACTGATGAACATGGTTGTATTGGAGTTCATGTGACTTACCAGCAGGGCAGCATCCTTTCCCAGCCGTGTCTCATCTGCCTCCTGCTTAAACGAATTATCCATCTTCTGCTGGAAAAACATATCAACAGAAAGATTATTACACAATGATAGAAAGAACCTTAACATATATCatacctacatatatacattaacatatatAAGGTATACATTATTTACCTATATTAACATATCTAACATGcataaacatgtatatttacatatctAATATATACATGtctatatttacatatataacatatacatgAACATATTATGAATATatcatgaacatgaacaaattCTCCATCTTCTGCTGGAAAAACATGTCAAGAGTGTACGCTAGTGAACATTTCAGTGTTACACTGAATACATTCACTGGTATTAACGCTAGTGAACAGTTCAGTGTCACAGTGAATACATTCACTGGTATTAATGCTAGTGAACAGTTCAGTGTCACAGAGAATACATTCACTGGTATTCATGCTAGTGAACAGTTCAGTGTCACACTGAATACATTCACTGGTATTAACGCTAGTGAACATTTCAGTGTCTCAGTGAATACATTCACTGGTATTCACACTAGTGAACAGTTGTGTCACAGTGAATACATTCACTGGTATTACCACTAGTGAAAAATTGTGTCACACTGAATACATTCACTGGTATAACCACTAGTGAACAGTTCAGTGTCACACTGAATACATTCACTGGTATTACCACTAGTGAACAGTTCAGTGTCACAGTGAATACATTCACTGGTATTCACACTAGTGAACAGTTCAGTGTCACAGTGAATACATTCACTGGTATTACCACTAGTGAAAAATTGTGTCACACTGAATACATTCACTGGTATAACCACTAGTGAACAGTTCAGTGTCACACTGAATACATTCACTGGTATTACCACTAGTGAACAGTTCAGTGTCACAGTGAATACATTCACTGGTATTCACACTAGTGAACAGTTCAGTGTCACAGTGAATACATTCACTGGTATTAACGCTAGTGAACAGTTCAGTGTCACTGAATACCTTCACTGGTATTAATGCTAATGAACAGTTCAGTGTCaaactgaatacatttactgGTATTACCACTACTAAACAGTTCAGTGTTACACTGAATACATCCACTGCTATTTACCCTTGTTTACAGTTCAATGTCACACTGAATGTATTCAGTTATATTGATGCTAGCATACCATCCCATTTCTGACTGAATACACTATTTTGAGGGAAAACTATAGTCCTTAATCCCCATGCAGGCTAAATATAAACCATACAGTCCTGCGTGCAATAACAGGATCTATGAACAttgatttatttacacacaaccAAGTATGAGTTTATCATCAAATTATGAGGCCATAATATCAACTTTTCTGTCGTGGTCCATTTGAAtgcatatctatctatctatttgtctgtctgtgtgtgtgtgtctgtctgtccaggatatacagcaacaatATCGGAATGTCATTTGGACTGGATGTGGTTGGATGGTTACTAGGtagctagatagagagagaaagtagctagaacagaggggatcgCACTGttgggtttcatcccaaatccagacCTCTGAAACTGTACATtaagaggaaggagggggattgaggactagtgagcatcagagccactatccaggatgaaacaaccaagatccaggagaaCACCAGGAAGATGACCTCAAgtgacaaaatgtttaatgaggGCCTCAGACATTAGAAACCTGAGGTGGATGGAAGTGAGGAGGAACAAGAACcctcatgggaggaaaaacccctgcatggtatgGACCACCAGCAGagagtggaagtggctgatatggagaaatcctaccaatggctggaaaaggctggactgcACAACTGACTAGTTATTAGCCTAGTACTTTTGCATTCAAAAAAGCATAATGGTAGTTTCAAAGAAGCTGTATCAGGCTATATCTAAAGAATAAATCAGAATAACTCACCGTGTGATGGCAGCTACTGTTTCTGTGGCAACCAGTGTCTTATAGTGATGGGACATGCGATGGGGGAAACACA
Protein-coding regions in this window:
- the LOC118241278 gene encoding protein FAM111A-like isoform X1, with the translated sequence MANIKEQLLNTLNELETKDLKLFQWHLNNGVEGFPAIPKSQLEKSDRPDTVDKVVQKYGQDKAVEITLIILKKMNHNQLAETLRTKHSENKNTGCHRNSSCHHTQKMDNSFKQEADETRLGKDAALLKTENDEHVFKFCYESNTYVVTCKTSVTVLEALLKNSSFKQFYDKNEQKYVVIRREETPRGAVTSDFPCCLIHENEVLDITFIKTDKNSSTTNQTTITQSDMTNPHNFVTFNIKTKDGKGIRKLMKIKELTRQEVEDVCVYAIKGEKIKKALKRDGRFENVIFEKRCALSDQDNKDITNMSNTVDHLHGKHFQVIVLDNQPHSPDSSQEFEPVKNEPFDVSKSPQSENAGAVSIQQQESSNITQIQDQKIPDSEEILNLLRDQFQGFLKKLNEGARLIELQSIIREEYDKSAQSFNEIKIIKQLMKLSDSVCKIKVEGCGRGTGFLLFDRFILTNAHVVGPRVPVTLNLQNRITAVFEFEDLELPVNEIMPVKERIPGKERIPLELPVNETPVSYYYGKNDMGLHLDFVLLELSSEAKLPGCPELLSRYSTPPLRGGICIVGHPDGGDKKMDPCFIIPKEAVHSSADRHVAENKDFFHVITQTCYKEKWQVQDSQITYNSCFFHGSSGSPVFDKFCNLIGVHTGGYAYKGAGGKTRSVMEYAFPMLPILVCIITQCRQSGRSDVIQRFESQNNTKYVLCMANTNQQNQVI
- the LOC118241278 gene encoding protein FAM111A-like isoform X2 is translated as MANIKEQLLNTLNELETKDLKLFQWHLNNGVEGFPAIPKSQLEKSDRPDTVDKVVQKYGQDKAVEITLIILKKMNHNQLAETLRTKHSENKNTGCHRNSSCHHTKMDNSFKQEADETRLGKDAALLKTENDEHVFKFCYESNTYVVTCKTSVTVLEALLKNSSFKQFYDKNEQKYVVIRREETPRGAVTSDFPCCLIHENEVLDITFIKTDKNSSTTNQTTITQSDMTNPHNFVTFNIKTKDGKGIRKLMKIKELTRQEVEDVCVYAIKGEKIKKALKRDGRFENVIFEKRCALSDQDNKDITNMSNTVDHLHGKHFQVIVLDNQPHSPDSSQEFEPVKNEPFDVSKSPQSENAGAVSIQQQESSNITQIQDQKIPDSEEILNLLRDQFQGFLKKLNEGARLIELQSIIREEYDKSAQSFNEIKIIKQLMKLSDSVCKIKVEGCGRGTGFLLFDRFILTNAHVVGPRVPVTLNLQNRITAVFEFEDLELPVNEIMPVKERIPGKERIPLELPVNETPVSYYYGKNDMGLHLDFVLLELSSEAKLPGCPELLSRYSTPPLRGGICIVGHPDGGDKKMDPCFIIPKEAVHSSADRHVAENKDFFHVITQTCYKEKWQVQDSQITYNSCFFHGSSGSPVFDKFCNLIGVHTGGYAYKGAGGKTRSVMEYAFPMLPILVCIITQCRQSGRSDVIQRFESQNNTKYVLCMANTNQQNQVI